One part of the Pseudomonas leptonychotis genome encodes these proteins:
- a CDS encoding TatD family hydrolase — protein MQLIDIGVNLTHPSFAEQREALLDRAYAAGIQQMLLTGTSLNESQHALQLCQQLDDSAERLFSTAGIHPHDASSWNSDSYAELKALLAAPRVRAVGECGLDFNRDFSPRPQQELVLEQQLALAVELQLPVFLHERDADERLLAILRHYRDQLPAAVVHCFTGEKRALFNYLDMDLHIGITGWICDERRGSHLHPLVKEIPRGRLMLESDAPFLLPRSLRPKPKNGRNEPAFLFEVLREVALHRGETEQVLAAHTSAAAQAFFNLPAFKGAAS, from the coding sequence ATGCAGCTCATCGACATCGGCGTCAATCTGACCCACCCAAGCTTTGCCGAACAACGCGAAGCACTCCTCGACCGCGCCTACGCGGCAGGCATCCAACAAATGCTGCTGACCGGCACCAGCCTCAATGAAAGCCAGCATGCCCTGCAGCTCTGTCAGCAGCTGGATGACAGCGCTGAGCGCTTGTTCAGCACCGCCGGCATTCATCCCCACGATGCCAGCAGCTGGAACAGTGACAGCTACGCAGAACTCAAGGCCCTGCTGGCCGCCCCCAGGGTGCGTGCAGTGGGCGAATGTGGGCTGGATTTCAACCGCGACTTTTCACCTAGGCCGCAACAGGAGCTCGTGCTAGAGCAACAGCTGGCCCTGGCGGTTGAGCTACAGCTGCCAGTATTCCTGCATGAGCGCGATGCTGATGAGCGCCTACTGGCCATCCTGCGCCATTACCGTGACCAACTACCGGCAGCCGTGGTGCATTGCTTCACGGGGGAAAAGCGCGCGCTGTTCAACTACCTGGACATGGACCTGCACATCGGCATCACCGGTTGGATCTGCGACGAACGCCGCGGCAGCCACTTGCACCCACTGGTCAAGGAAATCCCCAGAGGCCGGTTGATGCTAGAAAGTGATGCGCCGTTCCTGCTACCCCGCAGCCTGCGGCCGAAGCCTAAGAATGGTCGAAATGAGCCGGCCTTTCTCTTCGAGGTATTGCGTGAAGTGGCGCTGCACCGAGGTGAAACCGAGCAGGTACTGGCAGCCCATACCAGCGCTGCGGCTCAGGCCTTCTTCAACCTGCCTGCATTCAAGGGCGCTGCCAGCTAG
- a CDS encoding methyl-accepting chemotaxis protein — protein MLEQQCETEQAATAINEMSATVHHIAEHTADTRDQSKNAEHLARSGQQAVNRVSLSISGLSSGVQQTAQMIEQLAVDSQKIGSVVSEIHGIAEQTNLLALNAAIEAARAGEMGRGFAVVADEVRNLAKRVQDSTDVITQMINTLQSGTRDAVDFMQDSSIKADECVKQAGEAGQALVAITESVAHMRESNTQIAVAAQQQSQVAEEMSRAVIRIRDVTEQTVGQTAQSAVTSADLASLAGELNKAIRQLKL, from the coding sequence ATGCTCGAACAGCAGTGTGAAACCGAACAGGCGGCCACGGCCATCAACGAGATGTCCGCCACCGTGCACCATATTGCTGAGCACACGGCCGACACCCGCGACCAATCAAAGAACGCCGAGCACCTAGCGCGCAGCGGCCAGCAGGCGGTCAACCGCGTGAGCCTGTCGATCTCCGGGCTGTCCAGCGGCGTGCAACAAACCGCGCAGATGATCGAACAGCTAGCGGTCGACAGCCAGAAGATCGGCAGCGTGGTCAGTGAGATTCATGGCATCGCCGAACAGACTAACCTGCTCGCGCTCAATGCAGCGATTGAAGCCGCCCGCGCTGGCGAAATGGGCCGCGGTTTTGCCGTGGTGGCCGATGAAGTACGCAACCTGGCCAAGCGCGTACAAGACTCCACCGACGTTATTACCCAGATGATCAACACTCTGCAAAGCGGCACCCGCGATGCCGTAGACTTTATGCAGGACAGCTCGATCAAGGCCGATGAGTGCGTAAAGCAGGCCGGTGAAGCCGGTCAGGCGCTGGTGGCGATCACCGAATCCGTGGCGCATATGCGTGAAAGCAATACACAGATCGCTGTAGCGGCGCAGCAGCAGAGCCAGGTGGCCGAAGAGATGAGCCGCGCGGTGATCCGCATCCGCGATGTCACCGAACAGACCGTCGGCCAGACTGCTCAATCGGCCGTCACCAGTGCCGACCTGGCCAGTCTCGCAGGTGAGCTGAATAAGGCTATTCGCCAGCTCAAGCTATAA
- a CDS encoding acyl-CoA thioesterase, translated as MGFSELLQAVRDNPQAVLIPAQWGQGRASFGGLVAALVYEAMRAQVPNGRPPRSLAITFVGPAAPDVPVSFEVEVLREGKAVSQVLGRAIQDGQVVTLVQGSFGAGRESRISVQADPAPQAKAVEECQELPYIPNVTPEFTRYLAMRWAFGGMPFTNNPSRDMGGWVRLRDQDNAEPANEAHLLALVDAWPPAVLPHLSAPAPGSSLTWTIEFVQPMSELSTQDWCLYRAQIEHARDGYGHVAAALWSPTGELLAISRQTVAVFG; from the coding sequence ATGGGCTTTTCCGAATTACTCCAGGCGGTGCGCGATAATCCTCAGGCGGTGTTGATTCCTGCGCAATGGGGGCAGGGCCGTGCCAGTTTTGGTGGCCTGGTGGCGGCACTGGTGTACGAGGCCATGCGTGCTCAAGTGCCGAACGGGCGTCCGCCGCGTTCTTTGGCAATTACCTTTGTCGGCCCTGCCGCGCCGGATGTGCCGGTAAGTTTCGAAGTGGAAGTGCTGCGCGAAGGCAAAGCAGTCAGCCAGGTGCTGGGGCGGGCGATACAGGACGGCCAGGTGGTGACCCTGGTGCAGGGCAGTTTCGGTGCCGGGCGCGAGTCACGCATCTCGGTACAGGCCGATCCTGCGCCGCAAGCCAAGGCGGTGGAAGAGTGCCAGGAGTTGCCGTATATCCCCAATGTAACCCCCGAATTTACCCGTTACCTGGCCATGCGATGGGCGTTTGGCGGTATGCCGTTTACCAATAATCCGTCACGCGACATGGGGGGGTGGGTGCGTCTGCGTGATCAAGACAATGCCGAACCGGCCAATGAGGCTCACCTGCTGGCACTGGTCGATGCCTGGCCGCCTGCGGTATTACCGCACCTGAGCGCGCCGGCCCCCGGTAGCTCACTAACCTGGACCATTGAATTTGTTCAGCCTATGAGTGAGTTGAGCACCCAGGACTGGTGCCTATACCGCGCGCAAATCGAACATGCCCGTGATGGCTACGGTCATGTGGCGGCTGCGTTATGGTCGCCAACCGGTGAGTTGCTGGCTATCAGTCGGCAGACAGTTGCTGTGTTCGGTTAA
- a CDS encoding CHAD domain-containing protein, whose protein sequence is MQGLIDEVPRHVLRIQMRLFACCERLRVSTDDEALHDLRIALRQLRSLLRPLSSTAVCEALQQRAAELGRLTGPLRDLEVLLGYLQQQGLDSAAQSRQPLLQQGYLQLLDSAPLAQLLSALDDWPQQWRQAASNGQLSDLHKRIRQRLHKDRKRLAQALLDPAHDRHRLRLLVKRLRYAAEAYPQLADLSGRMRMQLKQAQSALGDWHDHWQWLQRAEAEVDLQSCVPAWRAAMQNAEQQADRALQILSAGFVRTSS, encoded by the coding sequence ATGCAAGGCTTGATTGATGAGGTGCCGCGGCACGTACTGCGCATACAAATGCGCTTGTTTGCCTGTTGTGAAAGGCTGCGGGTAAGCACTGACGACGAGGCCCTGCACGATCTACGTATAGCCTTGCGTCAATTGCGTAGCTTACTGCGGCCGTTGTCTTCGACCGCAGTTTGTGAGGCCTTGCAGCAGCGCGCAGCCGAGCTGGGTCGCCTGACCGGCCCGCTCCGCGACCTTGAGGTGCTGCTGGGCTATCTGCAGCAGCAAGGGCTTGATAGCGCCGCGCAATCACGCCAACCACTGCTACAGCAGGGCTACCTTCAACTGTTGGACAGTGCGCCGTTGGCACAGCTGCTGAGCGCGCTGGATGACTGGCCGCAGCAGTGGCGCCAGGCTGCCAGCAACGGGCAACTAAGCGACCTGCACAAGCGGATCAGGCAGCGTTTGCACAAGGACCGCAAGCGCTTGGCGCAGGCGCTGCTTGACCCCGCCCATGACCGACACCGCCTGCGCTTGCTGGTCAAGCGTCTGCGCTATGCCGCCGAAGCCTATCCGCAGTTGGCTGACTTGTCTGGGCGTATGCGCATGCAGCTGAAACAGGCGCAGTCAGCGTTGGGGGATTGGCATGACCATTGGCAATGGTTGCAGCGCGCCGAAGCGGAGGTGGATTTGCAGTCGTGCGTGCCGGCTTGGCGTGCAGCGATGCAGAATGCCGAGCAGCAGGCTGACAGGGCCCTGCAGATATTGAGCGCAGGTTTTGTTCGCACCAGCAGCTGA
- a CDS encoding transglutaminase TgpA family protein, producing MSRIAVIPRISLTWLLVAQVLVIIPHLTHLPLWIIGLWLGSAAWRIQIFRMRARYPNAWAKGGLMLAAALGVFLSRGSLIGLDAGVVLLISAFVLKLLEMRTRRDALVLIFLGFFVVVTAYLFDDSMLMAFYSLLPVTALLAALIGLQQSSLANQPWPTARLAGGLLLQALPVMLLLFVFFPRMGPLWSLPVPNDKATTGLSDSMAPADIAELSRSAALAFRASFNGNTPPRSELYWRALTLDRFDGRRWSQSDHAEFGPAAQWQKQGEALSYSIVMQPSSQRWLFALDVAQTTLEQTRQMSDFRLQRRQPVDRSLIYQATSWPQALREPQLPPKIFRRALQLPEQGEPRSRAWAEQLKREHPQPEQLVQALLSHFNREPYAYTLRPPTLGEDNIDDFLFETRSGFCAHYAGAMTYVLRAAGIPARVVAGYQGGEFNPAGNYVQVRQFDAHAWVEYWQAGQGWLSVDPTFQVAPERIDMGLEAALAGEQSFLEDSPFSPLRYRNLSWLNELRLAWDNINYGWQRWVLGYQSQQQLEFLQRWLGRVDAQSLVIGLVGGGALLLGLLSLWLFKPWQRERDMQQRLFRRFEGLLARHGVPRQPGEGPRDYAVRAAQQMPAQAQAIADFAAAFEAQRYAGQELSAQQLRQHLKALRQALPWRFTRLEP from the coding sequence ATGAGCCGTATTGCAGTGATCCCACGGATCAGCCTGACCTGGCTGCTGGTGGCGCAGGTGCTGGTGATCATTCCCCATCTGACGCATTTGCCGCTGTGGATCATCGGCCTGTGGCTGGGCAGTGCGGCCTGGCGCATTCAGATTTTCCGCATGCGGGCACGCTACCCGAATGCCTGGGCCAAGGGCGGTTTGATGCTGGCGGCGGCGCTTGGGGTGTTTCTTTCCCGTGGCAGCTTGATCGGTCTGGATGCCGGGGTGGTGCTGCTGATTTCGGCTTTTGTCCTCAAACTGTTGGAAATGCGCACGCGGCGTGATGCGCTGGTGCTGATCTTTCTCGGCTTCTTTGTGGTGGTCACCGCCTACCTGTTCGATGACAGCATGCTGATGGCGTTTTACAGCCTGCTGCCGGTCACCGCCTTGCTCGCCGCCTTGATTGGCCTGCAGCAGAGCAGCCTGGCCAATCAGCCCTGGCCGACCGCACGCCTGGCTGGCGGGCTGCTGCTACAGGCGCTGCCGGTGATGTTGCTGCTGTTTGTATTCTTCCCGCGCATGGGCCCGCTGTGGTCATTACCGGTGCCGAATGACAAGGCCACTACGGGGCTTTCTGACAGCATGGCGCCGGCGGATATTGCCGAACTCAGCCGCTCCGCCGCCCTGGCGTTTCGTGCCAGCTTCAATGGAAATACGCCACCGCGTAGTGAGTTGTATTGGCGTGCGCTGACCCTGGATCGCTTCGATGGGCGGCGCTGGTCGCAATCCGATCACGCCGAGTTTGGCCCCGCTGCGCAGTGGCAGAAACAGGGTGAGGCGCTGAGTTACAGCATCGTGATGCAGCCGAGCTCACAGCGCTGGCTATTTGCCCTGGATGTGGCGCAAACCACGCTGGAGCAGACTCGACAGATGAGCGACTTCCGTCTGCAGCGCCGGCAGCCGGTGGATCGCTCACTGATATATCAGGCGACGTCCTGGCCGCAGGCGCTGCGCGAGCCGCAACTGCCTCCGAAAATCTTTCGTCGTGCGTTGCAGTTGCCGGAGCAAGGCGAGCCGCGTAGCCGCGCCTGGGCCGAGCAGCTCAAACGCGAGCATCCGCAGCCCGAACAACTGGTGCAGGCGCTGCTTAGCCACTTCAATCGTGAGCCCTATGCCTACACCCTGCGTCCCCCGACGCTGGGTGAGGACAATATCGATGATTTCCTCTTTGAAACCCGCAGCGGCTTCTGCGCGCATTACGCAGGGGCCATGACCTATGTATTGCGCGCGGCGGGTATTCCAGCACGGGTGGTCGCCGGTTATCAGGGCGGCGAGTTCAACCCGGCGGGTAACTATGTGCAGGTGCGTCAGTTTGATGCCCATGCCTGGGTTGAGTACTGGCAAGCGGGGCAGGGTTGGCTCAGCGTCGATCCGACCTTTCAGGTTGCGCCCGAACGTATCGATATGGGCCTGGAGGCGGCTCTGGCCGGTGAGCAGAGCTTTCTCGAAGACTCGCCTTTTTCCCCGCTGCGCTATCGCAACCTCAGTTGGCTGAATGAGTTGCGCCTGGCCTGGGACAATATCAATTACGGCTGGCAGCGCTGGGTGTTGGGCTACCAGAGCCAGCAGCAGCTGGAATTTCTCCAGCGCTGGCTGGGCCGGGTGGATGCCCAGTCGCTGGTGATCGGCCTGGTGGGCGGCGGGGCGCTGCTGCTCGGCTTGCTTTCACTCTGGTTGTTCAAACCCTGGCAGCGTGAGCGCGATATGCAGCAACGGCTGTTCCGGCGTTTCGAGGGTTTACTGGCGCGCCATGGTGTGCCACGCCAACCCGGCGAAGGACCGCGCGACTATGCCGTGCGGGCAGCCCAGCAGATGCCAGCGCAGGCACAGGCGATTGCTGATTTTGCGGCCGCGTTCGAGGCGCAGCGGTATGCCGGGCAGGAGCTTTCGGCCCAGCAGTTACGTCAGCATTTGAAAGCGCTGCGGCAGGCGTTGCCTTGGCGGTTTACCCGTTTAGAGCCATAG
- a CDS encoding DUF58 domain-containing protein, translating into MIAQLRPRWNRWLARRIPAASSVRLNQRRIFIIPSRVGAAFMLALLLMLLAAINYQNSLAYGLTFLLASVFVVAILHTYRNLAGLILKAGSAPAVFVGEPAGFRVRLESSQRPHQAVSLGWPPAELQTLDVPAEGVSECPLNLPTLHRGWLRPGRLRVESRFPLGILVAWSWVDLDQRVLVYPRPLPGDLPLSAGASKDQEEEGSRPHGQGVDDYQGLKTYQPGDSKRRLHWKAYSRGQGLLVKDFASITGRDLYLDFEALAGDVETRLSLLCHWVLQLSERQQPFTLSLPGQVLGADSGELHRDACLRALALFGRGA; encoded by the coding sequence TTGATCGCCCAGCTCAGACCGCGCTGGAACCGCTGGCTGGCCCGGCGCATTCCGGCAGCCAGCAGCGTGCGCCTGAACCAGCGGCGGATCTTTATCATCCCCAGCCGGGTCGGCGCGGCCTTTATGCTGGCGTTGCTGTTGATGCTGCTGGCGGCGATCAATTATCAGAACAGCCTGGCCTACGGGCTGACCTTTCTGTTGGCGTCGGTGTTTGTCGTCGCCATTTTGCACACCTACCGCAATCTGGCCGGGTTGATCCTCAAGGCCGGCAGTGCGCCGGCGGTATTTGTTGGTGAACCCGCTGGTTTTCGCGTGCGCCTGGAAAGCAGTCAGCGGCCTCATCAGGCTGTCAGCCTGGGTTGGCCACCGGCCGAATTGCAGACGCTGGATGTGCCGGCTGAAGGTGTGAGCGAATGTCCGTTGAACCTGCCTACGCTGCACCGTGGCTGGCTGCGGCCCGGTCGCCTACGCGTCGAGAGCCGTTTCCCGCTGGGTATTCTGGTGGCCTGGAGCTGGGTCGATCTGGACCAGCGGGTGCTGGTTTACCCACGTCCCTTGCCCGGTGATTTGCCGCTGTCCGCCGGTGCCAGTAAGGATCAGGAGGAAGAGGGCAGTCGGCCCCATGGCCAGGGTGTGGACGATTACCAGGGCCTGAAGACTTATCAGCCCGGTGATTCCAAGCGTCGCCTGCACTGGAAAGCCTATTCCCGTGGCCAGGGTTTGCTGGTCAAGGACTTTGCCTCGATCACCGGGCGTGATTTGTACCTGGATTTCGAGGCCTTGGCCGGTGATGTCGAAACCCGCCTGTCACTGCTTTGCCATTGGGTGCTGCAGTTATCCGAACGTCAGCAACCCTTTACCCTGAGTCTGCCGGGGCAGGTGCTGGGCGCCGATAGCGGCGAACTGCATCGCGATGCCTGCCTGCGCGCTCTGGCGCTATTCGGACGTGGCGCATGA
- a CDS encoding AAA family ATPase produces the protein MRAKLDAVLQTVNQVLLGKEPQVRLALTCLLAQGHLLIEDLPGMGKTTLSHTLAKVLGLSFQRIQFTSDLLPGDILGTSVFDKDTGQFIFHPGPIFAELVLADEINRATPKSQSALLEAMEEGQVTIEGATRPLPEPFFVIATQNPVSQGGTFALPESQLDRFLMRLSLGYPGKAAEKALLLGDSRRSLLPSLPALLDHAELALLQAEVPKVRASDALIDYVLRLVDATRSQPQFAWGLSPRASLALLAAARAWAFLAGRDYVIPEDVQAVLPSVVGHRLRERADPAGHGAGSLVQWLLREVPAL, from the coding sequence ATGCGCGCCAAACTGGACGCTGTGCTGCAGACGGTCAATCAAGTACTTCTGGGTAAAGAGCCTCAGGTGCGCCTGGCGCTGACCTGCTTGTTGGCCCAAGGCCATCTATTGATTGAAGACTTGCCCGGTATGGGTAAAACCACCCTCAGCCACACGTTAGCCAAGGTGCTGGGCCTGAGTTTTCAGCGTATCCAGTTCACCTCCGACTTGTTGCCCGGCGATATTCTTGGCACGTCAGTGTTCGATAAAGACACCGGGCAGTTCATCTTCCACCCAGGGCCAATTTTTGCTGAATTGGTGCTGGCCGACGAGATCAACCGCGCTACCCCGAAAAGCCAGAGTGCGCTTCTTGAAGCCATGGAAGAGGGGCAGGTGACCATCGAGGGCGCCACCCGGCCATTGCCTGAGCCGTTCTTTGTGATTGCCACGCAGAACCCGGTAAGCCAGGGCGGTACCTTCGCCTTGCCCGAGTCGCAGCTGGATCGCTTTCTGATGCGTTTGTCACTCGGTTATCCCGGTAAAGCGGCGGAAAAGGCGCTGCTGTTAGGCGACTCACGGCGTTCCTTATTGCCGTCCCTGCCGGCGCTGCTCGATCACGCGGAGCTGGCTCTGCTGCAGGCCGAAGTACCGAAAGTGCGCGCCAGTGATGCGTTGATCGACTACGTATTGCGCCTGGTTGATGCTACCCGTAGCCAACCGCAGTTCGCCTGGGGCTTGTCGCCACGAGCCAGTCTGGCGCTGCTGGCGGCGGCGCGGGCCTGGGCTTTCCTCGCAGGGCGTGATTATGTGATTCCGGAAGATGTACAGGCCGTACTGCCCTCTGTGGTTGGCCATCGCTTGCGTGAACGCGCCGACCCGGCAGGGCACGGCGCCGGCAGCCTGGTGCAGTGGCTGCTGCGTGAGGTGCCAGCGCTTTGA
- a CDS encoding cation-transporting P-type ATPase, translating into MQAPSGHDWHALPAQQSLEQLNSSAQGLDSAEATQRLSEHGLNLLPQQQASGPLKRFALQFHNLLIYVLLGACLLTLLLGEWLDSAVIFAVVLINALVGFVQEGKAQHAMLAIQQMLSLESRVRRNGQVHSIAAEQLVPGDWVLLEAGDRVPADLRLLETRDLRIDEAALTGESLPVNKHPDAVAPAASLADRRCMAYSGTLVNAGSAAGVVVATAKQTELGKISHMLENVVSLQTPLLVDMAKFARHLTLGILVLALLTFAFGVLLRGYSAEDMLLAAVSLAVAAIPEGLPAVLTIILALGVQRMAKRRAIIRNLPAVESLGAVTVICSDKTGTLTRNEMTVQQVFTAAHHYSVDGVGYTPQGSIHCDDGQLCQLDAADDLRELARAGLLANNASLRSGENGWCITGDPTEAALLTLAGKVGLEPQHEARNLPQVDTIPFSSEQRCTASLHHDHARHGLIYMIGAPERVLESCDRQWRDGHPEPLDPRHWHQALDSGASQGLRMLGLAIRPLGEPQQSLDYQDLDGDYVLLGLVGMLDPPREEAIAAIADCHNAGIAVKMITGDHAGTASAIAQRLGLGDGKPLTGADLDSLSDSQLDQLLPTTSVFARTSPAHKLRLVERLQACGARVAMTGDGVNDAPALKRADIGIAMGIKGTEAAKEAAQMVLADDNFATIAHAVEEGRTVYDNLKKTILFILPTNGGEAMILLAAIALGLTLPITPLQILWINMITAVTLALALAFEPAEADLMRRPPRDPKVNLLSHHLLWRVGFIAVLMTLASLGLFLYTQMLGWSLESSRTLAVNAVVACEIGYLFSSRRLDGLANFGLRDNPMIWSMVGLLLSLQLLLTYWPAMQQVFATAALPAFAWGWCLLVALGVCACVEAEKWLLRRLKRSQVPS; encoded by the coding sequence ATGCAAGCGCCATCTGGCCATGACTGGCACGCCCTGCCAGCGCAACAAAGCCTGGAACAACTCAATAGCAGCGCCCAAGGCCTGGACAGTGCTGAGGCCACCCAGCGGCTCAGCGAGCACGGTCTCAACCTGCTGCCGCAACAACAGGCCAGCGGACCGCTGAAACGCTTTGCCCTGCAGTTTCACAACTTGCTGATCTACGTCCTGCTCGGCGCCTGCCTGCTCACCCTGCTGCTGGGCGAGTGGCTCGACAGTGCGGTGATCTTTGCCGTGGTGCTGATCAATGCCCTGGTTGGTTTTGTGCAAGAGGGCAAAGCCCAGCACGCCATGCTGGCGATTCAACAGATGCTCAGCCTGGAAAGCCGGGTGCGCCGCAACGGCCAGGTGCACAGCATTGCCGCCGAACAGCTGGTGCCCGGCGACTGGGTGCTGCTGGAGGCCGGCGACCGCGTGCCCGCCGACCTGCGCCTGCTGGAGACCCGCGATCTGCGCATTGATGAGGCCGCGCTGACCGGTGAGTCCCTGCCCGTGAATAAACACCCTGATGCAGTTGCGCCAGCAGCCAGTCTCGCCGACCGCCGCTGCATGGCCTACTCCGGCACCCTGGTGAATGCCGGTAGCGCCGCAGGCGTGGTGGTGGCCACGGCCAAGCAAACCGAACTGGGCAAAATCAGCCATATGCTGGAAAACGTGGTTAGCCTGCAAACCCCGCTGCTGGTTGACATGGCCAAGTTCGCCCGCCATCTAACCCTGGGTATTCTCGTGCTGGCGCTGCTGACCTTTGCCTTTGGCGTGCTTTTGCGTGGCTACAGCGCCGAGGACATGCTGCTGGCCGCGGTCAGCCTGGCGGTAGCGGCCATTCCCGAAGGCCTGCCGGCGGTGCTGACGATCATCCTCGCCCTCGGCGTGCAGCGCATGGCCAAGCGCCGGGCGATCATTCGCAATCTGCCAGCCGTGGAAAGCCTCGGCGCGGTGACGGTGATCTGCTCGGACAAAACCGGCACCCTGACGCGCAACGAGATGACCGTGCAGCAAGTGTTTACCGCCGCACACCATTACAGCGTCGATGGCGTCGGTTATACACCGCAAGGCAGCATTCACTGCGATGACGGCCAGCTGTGCCAACTGGACGCCGCCGATGACCTGCGCGAACTGGCCCGCGCCGGCCTGCTGGCCAATAACGCCAGCTTGCGCAGCGGCGAGAACGGCTGGTGCATCACCGGCGACCCCACCGAAGCCGCCCTGCTGACCCTGGCCGGCAAGGTCGGCCTGGAGCCGCAGCATGAGGCGCGCAACCTGCCGCAGGTCGATACCATCCCCTTCAGCTCCGAGCAGCGCTGCACCGCCAGCCTGCACCATGACCATGCCCGCCATGGCCTGATTTATATGATCGGCGCCCCTGAACGTGTACTCGAATCCTGTGACCGCCAATGGCGCGACGGCCATCCCGAACCGCTCGACCCACGTCACTGGCATCAGGCCCTGGACAGCGGCGCCAGCCAGGGGCTGCGCATGCTCGGCCTGGCCATTCGGCCGCTCGGCGAACCGCAGCAGAGCCTCGACTATCAGGACCTGGACGGCGATTACGTGTTGCTCGGCCTGGTCGGCATGCTCGACCCGCCTCGCGAGGAAGCCATTGCTGCCATCGCCGACTGCCACAACGCCGGCATTGCGGTGAAGATGATCACCGGCGACCATGCCGGCACCGCCAGCGCCATTGCCCAGCGACTCGGCCTGGGCGATGGCAAACCGCTGACTGGCGCCGATCTCGACAGCCTCAGCGACAGCCAGCTGGATCAGCTGCTACCCACCACCAGCGTATTCGCCCGCACCAGCCCGGCACACAAACTGCGCCTGGTTGAACGTCTGCAAGCCTGTGGCGCGCGGGTGGCGATGACCGGTGACGGCGTCAACGACGCGCCGGCCCTGAAACGTGCCGATATTGGCATCGCCATGGGCATCAAGGGCACTGAGGCCGCCAAGGAAGCGGCACAGATGGTTCTGGCCGACGACAACTTCGCCACCATCGCCCATGCGGTCGAGGAAGGCCGCACGGTCTATGACAACCTGAAGAAGACCATCCTGTTTATCCTGCCAACCAATGGCGGCGAAGCGATGATCCTGCTGGCCGCCATTGCCCTGGGGCTGACCTTGCCGATCACCCCGCTGCAGATTCTCTGGATCAATATGATCACCGCTGTGACCCTGGCCCTAGCCCTGGCGTTTGAGCCGGCAGAAGCCGACCTGATGCGCCGCCCGCCACGTGATCCCAAGGTCAATCTGCTCAGCCACCACCTGCTCTGGCGCGTGGGGTTTATTGCGGTGTTGATGACACTGGCTAGCCTGGGCCTGTTCCTCTACACGCAGATGCTCGGCTGGAGCCTTGAAAGCAGCCGCACCCTGGCGGTCAATGCGGTGGTTGCCTGCGAAATCGGCTACCTGTTCAGCAGCCGTCGCCTAGATGGGCTGGCGAACTTTGGCCTACGCGACAACCCGATGATCTGGAGCATGGTCGGCCTGTTACTCAGCCTGCAATTGCTGCTCACCTATTGGCCGGCCATGCAGCAGGTCTTCGCCACCGCCGCCCTGCCGGCATTCGCCTGGGGCTGGTGCCTGCTGGTAGCACTGGGGGTATGCGCCTGCGTTGAAGCGGAGAAGTGGCTGTTACGGCGACTAAAACGCAGCCAGGTGCCAAGCTAA